Within Triticum dicoccoides isolate Atlit2015 ecotype Zavitan chromosome 1B, WEW_v2.0, whole genome shotgun sequence, the genomic segment cttctttttccctttccttttctttttccatttttgTTTTCCATTTTCTATTTTAAAAATTTGTGACAACTATTTGAAATCTGGGAACATTTGTGAAAATGAAAATATTTCTCAAAATCGTGATTTTTGTTAAAATCACGGACATTTTTCAAAATCATAATTTTATAAAATTTAAAAATATTTTCTAAATtggcgaacattttttaaatcaatttttttatgaattttggtaTAAAAAatgtaattcatgaacatttttaactcGATTTTTAAATATTGGTGAATATTTTTTCAATCCATGAACATTCCATGAAATACCAAACAGTTTGCAAACTCGTGAAAAAAAATTCAAGTTCATGAACAGTTTTTTAAATTAAGAATATTATTTGAAGTCTGGTTCTTATTCGCACAGCCATCAAGTTCTTATTCATGGGGACGATGTAACAGATGGAGGCGAACTCAACGTGGGACATTCAATGGTGGCAGCTCCTATACTTGATGAATGTCTAAGCTTATTTGAAACATTGGGGAAGGTTTCTATTGAACATTGTGTTAGAGAATTGAATATGGTTGCTCATGAGCTAGCTAAATTTGGGAAGTGTAAGTTACTCATGAGCTAGCTAAGGGCCCTTACATGCTCTGAGATACTCTCCATAGAAAGTTCTTTATTTTTTTGCAGGTTACTCTCAGTAGAAAATTCAAATATGGTTCCCGGCATGTAACATTTCGCGACAACCCTTTTCATATAATTTGGTTGACATTCTATACTAATTAATTTGTAGCAAGAACTGAATTGAGGAGCAGGTTGTCACACGGACAATTAACTGGAAGTGAAAAAATTTAGCAAGTACGACGGCATTTACTAATACAGTATTAAATCTAGTTATGCAAATGTGAATGCCATTGAGCATTCGGATTTAAAATATGCACATCTAGTATTATTTTACCTATATATAAATATGCCAATTGGATTTGAAATCAAAAGCCGCTAGCGGGCTGCTTCAGTCACTGAGAACTACCTCGATgccaaaatataagacatttttacaGTTCAAATTGAGCTTTAGGTAACAGAAATTGTATGAAAATATGGCCTCAACTTTGTCAATCATCTTTTTGTTGATTCGGTGGATTTTTCTTTTTGGCACTTCTCTGGAAGCTCGACAGCCAACCGATGTAACTCAAAATGGACAAGAGTCCAGAAGAACCATATCATACAGACAAATGGGCTTTTTCTTTTGCTGACATGTAAACCAATGAACTTGATATACAGTATCATATAAGTAACTGAATATATGTGAGTTTCAGGTCTAACAATGTAGGGAGGATATCTGACAAAATGAATCAACAAGGCTTGTAAAACTCcaaaaacaaccatcacataattaaCATACATTCGGTGGGCAtcatccttccttcctaagctgagCAGCATTGCTTCTTTTCGCCGCcattgtcggcggcggcggcggcgacattgATGGTCTTACCTTCCTTGACCCCAGCGGCCCCTGCCCTGTCCTCCTCGGAGGCCACGGCCTTCTTGCTGACGGTGCGGTAGATGTCGCCGAGGATGAGCTGGAAGGCCTCCTCGACGTTCATGGCCTCGAGCGCGGACGTCTCGATGTAGGACAGCCCCTCGGCCTCGGCGTACCCCGCCGCGTCGTCGGTGGCGACGGCCCGGAGGTCCTTGAGGTCGGTCTTGTTGCCGACGAGCATGATGCGGATGTTTGCGTCGGCGTGGTCGCGCAGCTCCTTGAGCCACCGGGCGATGTTCTCGAAGGTGGTGGGCTTGGTGACGTCGTAGACGAGCACCGCCCCGAGCGCGCCCCGGTAGTAGGCGCTCGTGATGGCCCGGTACCGCTCCTGCCCCGCCGTGTCCCAGATCTGCGCCTTGATTATCTTGCCCTCCACCTGCAAAATTAAGAACAGATCAGTCAGTTTCAGAGGAAATGCGCATCCTGGAATTAGATAACAACACATTTTGTCATGGTCCTGCTAAAACCTCTATCATCAAACAAAGTCCATATTAAGAACGTGTCAGTTTCAGAGGAAATGTGCATCTTGGAATAAGATAACAGCAGAGTTTGTCATGATCCTGCTACACCTCTCCATCAGCATGTTGCTACTACATATATGATACGTAATAGGTGTGTGCTTGAAAATGGAGATAAAGACAAGTTGACAGCGCCACCTGGCCTGCCAGCTACTGAACTGAGTGTGACACTCTCTGAAGCTGAAGTTAAAGTTGATTATAGTACTAGAGTTAACACTAACTAATGGTGCTACATGTTTCGACCAGATGAGCAGCAAGCGCGCGGCTGGCATCTAGTCACCAATCCAAATCCAACCCCAGCAAGCACAAGGATAGGCACGACACGGTCGATCATACATGTCGCACGGCTGATCTCCGGCTCGAAGCAAGCAACCCGAACCCGGTCGGGTTATTCTAGGATCTCAGCAGGAAAGACAGGCATGAGCTTTACTCCCTGTCAACTGTCATTTTCGCCTTTGCAATGTTAGCCTTCCAACATGGACGCCTTTTCCCCTTTCTAGTAGTATGTTTCAAGATGAGAAAGTACAGTGTTCTCTAAAGCGCTAGCGTTGAGCTGGTTGTGGAACTGAAACTTTGGAATTGATAAGGAAATCGTAGCTAGCAGTTGATTACTGTGAGGCTGAGCACTGCAGCAAGCGAGCAAGCAGGAGCGGGAGCTATGGCGTGGAAACTAGTAGCAGTAGCAGTGAAGTGAAACAGGGCGCTACGGTAGATCTGGCTGCCTAGGCACGGGGGAAATCCTCAGGCATGTCGGCCCTGAATCTGTCCCGGCGGCGACGGATTTGCTACcggcgactactactactactatttggCATGGCATGGCAGCCATGATCTGGATCTGGAGCGCGGGGGGGAAGGAGAATAAGCCGCGGATCCGACTGACCCCGTCGGATCCAGCGGCGGCGAGCATAGCAGAGCAAAGCAAGGAATGAAATCGATGGATGGAAGGACTCACGTGGAGGGTGCGGGTGGCGAACTCGACGCCGATGGTGGACTTGGAGTCGAGGCAGAACTCGTTGCGGGTGAAGCGGGAGAGCAGGTTGGACTTCCCCACGCCGGAGTCCCCGATCAGCACCACCTTGAACAGGTAGTCGTACTCCTCCTCCCCGCCGCGACCGCTGCGCCCCCCGCCGCCCGCCATTGCTTGCTTGGGATCTCCGGTAAGCAAGAGCTCCGCTCCGCTCTGCTCTGCTCTGTTACTGGACTGAGAAGAGAcaagggagggaggagggagacAGCGTACTCTTTACTTCTCTACTGCCCTGCTCTACTGCACTCTACTCTACTCTACTGGCTCCAGTCAAGTGCCAGTACATCTCCTCGCAGCTGGCTGGATCTGCCCTGCTCTGCTCTCTCGGCGTCAAATTTACTAAATGACCCTTCTCCAACACGGTGACCCAAACGGACATTCACTTCCCATCCCTTTGGATTCTTAAAAATAGACAGCGGGTGAGATTGTCCGCCTCGACATTTCATCCAACTCCTACCTTTTTCGACAAAGGGTGCCTCAAATGGCCCATCAAGATCGAACTACCATCAAATGGCCCGTCAAGATCGAACTCCCACCTAGCTGGCATGTCCTCCTCGTCCAGTCCGTGGCCTCGCCGTGCACCGTGCTCGTCCTGGCGCACCACGTCTTTGGGCAGGAGCTCCGGCTCCTCGTGCGGCCTCGAGCAACAACAGCGCGGCCGCTACTGCACCATCGGGCACACGCTCGCTCGCACTGCTACCCTTGGCGGCTTCCGCTCCTCCCCGGCGCTGCCAACGAGCAAGTCACAGAAAACATCCGCTTCATGACCGCTTAACGCAAATCTGGCCTATATTTGGGGCTGAAACAGGTCCGAGCGGACACAGAATGAAAATTGGTCTCTGCGTTGGGCTGTGTTTTATGTCCGGGCGGACCCAAACAGACACGCACTAACGAAAATGCATCGCTGCGCTGTAGTTGCCCTGAGAAACGTAATTTGTCCACTCCCTNNNNNNNNNNNNNNNNNNNNNNNNNNNNNNNNNNNNNNNNNNNNNNNNNNNNNNNNNNNNNNNNNNNNNNNNNNNNNNNNNNNNNNNNNNNNNNNNNNNNNNNNNNNNNNNNNNNNNNNNNNNNNNNNNNNNNNNNNNNNNNNNNNNNNNNNNNNNNCACACATGAAGCCGTCGATCGTACCCCAAGGCGTCTTTGACTGGCCACGACCCATTAGGTGTTTAAACTTGTAGGATTGCACCTGGTTTGGCGTGTCAAGGCCTCGCCTAGACTGCCTATCCATTAGGCGCATATgttaagggctcctttgattcaaaggaattctatAGAATTTCTGGAGGATTGAAACCCTTAAGAATTTTtcctatgttggtcctttgattcataggattgaatcacataggaatttttcctatggaatcttttgtactacatttcatagaAAATCTAACATCTactccaacctctttttacaattcctttgCTTTTCCCGTGCCATCAAACACTCCATGCTAATCCTGTAGGATTCATGTGTGCATGCCACTCCAAGCCTATACTTTTCCTATTCCTACGTTttgaaaatcctgcgaatcaaagagggccTAAGTTTTTTTGATCCTTTTATCACAAGGGCAAGTTCTTCTCATGCTCTAGTTGTGGGTTTGTTATTCACGCTTATGTAATAGGCGTGTTTGTGACATCAAATAATTAGGCGGTCTGGTTGGACTTGCGTGGTGAAATTTGTGTATTTAAGCTCCAACTCCTTCCTCGCATTACTTTCCAAATCCACGGCCGTAGCCGCTATATACCCAAATCGTTGGCGTCTTTACACCGGTCGCGTCATCGTCGACCGGCGCCTCGAACATCCCTTGCAGCCTCTCCCCTTTCCATGAAGCCGTGCTACCACCGACCAGCCCCGCCCCTTTTGTACGATGCTCCGCCGCATTACCCTCCCACCAACCCGATGCCAATCCGAACCCAACCCCAACCCCAAGCCCAATATGAGATCCCCAACAATCGAAGAGTAGAAGGGTGGAGATGCAGCACCAACAAGCAGATCTGCTGAAACCAGCAAGTACTCTTCTTAGTCAGTAATGTAAGGTTCACTTGATTCAAGTTGAGAGGATGTAGATCAGTTCTATATGATATATCCATTTCTAGCGAAGTTTAGCTAATATGAGCTTACAGAAGTAGCTATATATCCTTTATCATGAGGCAATGGGTACCCGCTACCCGCGAACCCGGCGGGtaaaaaaccctattagggtaagggtattGGAAATAAAAATACCCATGAGTTTCTAAATGGGATAAAAGTGTACGCATTGGGTAAGGTGGGTACGGTACGGGAAGGAAATACCCATACCCACGAACCCGCAAACCCGTATACTACTACACCATGTCAAGTAGGTCTCATGTGTCATTGAGTAGATTCAGAAAAAAAATACCATAAGTTACCAGGCGCTAAGTACAACTTGTCAAGTAGATTTCTTCTCGTCTCCCTCCACCCGCCTCCAGCCACCTTCAAAAGGGAAAAATGCCTGGGTGTCGTGGCGACTACAAGGTGGGACATGGTCGTGGTTGCGGCTGCCCTATGCAACGTCCGGCTACTCCTACGAGGAACCCATGTGCTCTGCCAATGACAAGGGCGGACATGACAAACATACAATTTGGTGATGCTCCGTAGTTAacactttttttttgaatttctatGATGCATGGATGTGTTGATGATTGGTCTATTGACGAATGTGTACGATGTATGAATGGATTATTTGAAAATCTTGATGATTGTTTAGTCAACTTTAAACATGTTGACATATAAATAACGAGATGGGTATCTTTACCCGCGGGTATTATCCATAACTAGCCGGGTATGGGTATGGGAAAAATTTGAAACCCGAGGTGTTGGTACGGGTATGGGTTTGGGCGGAAAATATTGAGACTGGTGCGGGTTTGGGAGCGcattacccatacccataccctACGGGTTCCATGAAATTCAAATGGCAAATTGCAACATATCTAAACAATTCATAATTGACTGCAAACAAGTCTCTAGCTTCACTATATAATTAAGTAGAAAGATAACCGGTCAGTGGTCAAACTAACTTACTTAGTCTTGTACTTCCGTGCTGCTGCCTGTTGGACAATATGAGAACAAATCGAGCGCAGAATTCAGTTCGACAGTGACAGCAAATTCAATATGGGTATAGTTGAATTCGGGGTTAAAGGATTAGTGCGCCTCGTTGGGCGATTATACCTTCAAAAGCTGAATTCGGGTTGTGGCTTTGAACTGAATCAATTATTGCCCCTGATTCCTTCACTGTCTGCTAACACACCACCTGTTGTAGCCTACATAGATCAGAAACTTCAGACCAAAAAGAGGGCGAGGGGCCAGGAATGGATTCTCCGCGCCACCGCAGCCGCCACGCGTTTATCGCTTTAAGCGGCCCAAGTGGTACCCTCTCGCCGAAGTTTTTTCCCCTTCGCGTcgtattgggccggcccattcacGTGTGCATAGTCGTAAAAATCAAAGGAGGAGGAGTTGAAACCTGGTCTGCAGCGTGCCAGCGAGATCATGCACTGCGCTAACCACCCCGCCCAAGTTCGTTTCGTTCTATGAACGAGGGGCGCATTGTACATGACGCTACTCGAGcggttttcttttttacttttatttccttttttcatCTTCGTTTTTCTTTCATTAATTTTATcattttgtttctttgttttttcttctcattttttgtttgggttTCTTTCTCTtctctattttctgtttttcttctatgattttcttttttattttcattcTACATTTTGATATACATcatcaacattttttttcaaatactcgttcaacagTTTTCACATACTTGTTCAAGATTTTTCAAACACCTGTTCACCATCTTtatatacatgatgaacattttttcaaatacttgttcaacacttTTCACATACTTGTTcaaaaattttgaaatacttgtccaacatttttatatacatgatcaacatttgttcaatacttcttcaatatttttcaaatatttgttcaacattattcaaaaacttgttcacaattttttgaatgcttgtttaatatttttttaaatcTTGTTCTACATGTTTAAATCCATGATCAACATCGTTTTTGAAataacttgttcaacatttttcaaacactgttcaacatttttatatacatgattaacatttcttcagtacttcttcaacattttttcaaaaacttgctCAAGATTTTTTGAATTGTTGATTAATATTTTTTAGATccctgttcaacatttttcaaatacttgctcAACATTTTTCGAACGCTTAattgacatttttcaaatacttgttcatcattccttcaaatacttgttcaacattttctaaAATGCTTGATTAACGTTTTTAAAATACTtattcaatttttttgaaatacttgttcaacatttttcaaatacttgctcAACATTTTTCGAACGCTTAATTAACATTCTTCAAatacttgttcatcattttctaaaaTGCTTGATTACGTTTTTTAAATAATTattcatttttttgaaatacttgttcaatGTTTTTTaatgcttgatcaacattttttgaatatcTTTTCAACATTTTTGAAAATACTTGTTTAACACTTTATCGAATCGGTTggtaacatttttaaatacttattcaacattttccaaATGTTTTTTGTATATATGCAAATATTTTAAATTATAAACAAAAGTACaataaaacaaaaaatgaaaataggaaagataaaataaaaacagaaaaacacgCCGGGGCCTCGTTTGCGCGTGGGCCAGTCTATATTGCTGGCCCCGTCAGCGAGTCAGGAGTTATACTCGCTGAGTCATGTcagagttatatatatatatatctatatctatacttctaTAAAAATgtcagttggtggtgatggtgtgcctgccttcGCGCCATGTGCACCGTGCGATCTGAATGTATGGCTGAGATTGAGATGGGTTGTGCCCGAGCCACCTGAGTCACACTTTTGCAAGAACACCCTCGTAATGGACAGAACTTTGGGGAAGAGTTCCGAAACACAACGCCAATAGTCGAGACGTTTCTCCTCCTCTCGCGACGCAACAAAGGAGCTTCGAGAACCCTGCCAAATTCCTCGCCGCCGACTCCTCGCCTCTCTTTCCCGGCGACCGCAGTAGTTGAGTGGAGCGGGCAAGGATCCCTCCTGTTGTATAGCTATGCTTGTAGTTAGGGGATcttagtgttgggtttcgtagtaatttcaaaaaatttcctacgcacacgcaagatcatgtgatgcatagcaacgaggggagagtattttctacgtacccaacgtagaccgactgcggaagcgatgacacgacgtagaggaagtagtcgtacgtcttctcgatccaaccgatcaagcaccgaaactacgacacctccgagtttgagcacacgttcagctcgatgacgatctccggactccgatccagcaaagtgtcggggaagagtttcgtcagcacgacggcgtggtgacgatcttgatgaactacagcagcagggcttcgcctaaactccgcaacaatattatcgaggaatatggtggcagggggcaccgcacacggctaaggaatcgatcacgtggatcaacttgtgtcaacttgtgtgtttagaggtgcccctgcctccgtatataaaggaggagaggaggggaggctggccggccaagggcgggaggcgcaggagagtcctactccctctgggagtaggattccccctccaatcctagtccaactaggattcctcggaggggaaaagaggaggagggggccggccacctctcctagtcctaataggactaggggaagggggggggNNNNNNNNNNNNNNNNNNNNNNNNNNNNNNNNNNNNNNNNNNNNNNNNNNNNNNNNNNNNNNNNNNNNNNNNNNNNNNNNNNNNNNNNNNNNNNNNNNNNNNNNNNNNNNNNNNNNNNNNNNNNNNNNNNNNNNNNNNNNNNNNNNNNNNNNNNNNNNNNNNNNNNNNNNNNNNNNNNNNNNNNNNNNNNNNNNNNNNNNNNNNNNNNNNNNNNNNNNNNNNNNNNNNNNNNNNNNNNNNNNNNNNNNNNNNNNNNNNNNNNNNNNNNNNNNNNNNNNNNNNNNNNNNNNNNNNNNNNNNNNNNNNNNNNNNNNNNNNNNNNNNNNNNNNNNNNNNNNNNNNNNNNNNNNNNNNNNNNNNNNNNNNNNNNNNNNNNNNNNNNNNNNNNNNNNNNNNNNNNNNNNNNNNNNNNNNNNNNNNNNNNNNNNNNNNNNNNNNNNNNNNNNNNNNNNNNNNNNNNNNNNNNNNNNNNNNNNNNNNNNNNNNNNNNNNNNNNNNNNNNNNNNNNNNNNNNNNNNNNNNNNNNNNNNNNNNNNNNNNNNNNNNNNNNNNNNNNNNNNNNNNNNNNNNNNNNNNNNNNNNNNNNNNNNNNNNNNNNNNNNNNNNNNNNNNNNNNNNNNNNNNNNNNNNNNNNNNNNNNNNNNNNNNNNNNNNNNNNNNNNNNNNNNNNNNNNNNNNNNNNNNNNNNNNNNNNNNNNNNNNNNNNNNNNNNNNNNNNNNNNNNNNNNNNNNNNNNNNNNNNNNNNNNNNNNNNNNNNNNNNNNNNNNNNNNNNNNNNNNNNNNNNNNNNNNNNNNNNNNNNNNNNNNNNNNNNNNNNNNNNNNNNNNNNNNNNNNNNNNNNNNNNNNNNNNNNNNNNNNNNNNNNNNNNNNNNNNNNNNNNNNNNNNNNNNNNNNNNNNNNNNNNNNNNNNNNNNNNNNNNNNNNNNNNNNNNNNNNNNNNNNNNNNNNNNNNNNNNNNNNNNNNNNNNNNNNNNNNNNNNNNNNNNNNNNNNNNNNNNNNNNNNNNNNNNNNNNNNNNNNNNNNNNNNNNNNNNNNNNNNNNNNNNNNNNNNNNNNNNNNNNNNNNNNNNNNNNNNNNNNNNNNNNNNNNNNNNNNNNNNNNNNNNNNNNNNNNNNNNNNNNNNNNNNNNNNNNNNNNNNNNNNNNNNNNNNNNNNNNNNNNNNNNNNNNNNNNNNNNNNNNNNNNNNNNNNNNNNNNNNNNNNNNNNNNNNNNNNNNNNNNNNNNNNNNNNNNNNNNNNNNNNNNNNNNNNNNNNNNNNNNNNNNNNNNNNNNNNNNNNNNNNNNNNNNNNNNNNNNNNNNNNNNNNNNNNNNNNNNNNNNNNNNNNNNNNNNNNNNNNNNNNNNNNNNNNNNNNNNNNNNNNNNNNNNNNNNNNNNNNNNNNNNNNNNNNNNNNNNNNNNNNNNNNNNNNNNNNNNNNNNNNNNNNNNNNNNNNNNNNNNNNNNNNNNNNNNNNNNNNNNNNNNNNNNNNNNNNNNNNNNNNNNNNNNNNNNNNNNNNNNNNNNNNNNNNNNNNNNNNNNNNNNNNNNNNNNNNNNNNNNNNNNNNNNNNNNNNNNNNNNNNNNNNNNNNNNNNNNNNNNNNNNNNNNNNNNNNNNNNNNNNNNNNNNNNNNNNNNNNNNNNNNNNNNNNNNNNNNNNNNNNNNNNNNNNNNNNNNNNNNNNNNNNNNNNNNNNNNNNNNNNNNNNNNNNNNNNNNNNNNNNNNNNNNNNNNNNNNNNNNNNNNNNNNNNNNNNNNNNNNNNNNNNNNNNNNNNNNNNNNNNNNNNNNNNNNNNNNNNNNNNNNNNNNNNNNNNNNNNNNNNNNNNNNNNNNNNNNNNNNNNNNNNNNNNNNNNNNNNNNNNNNNNNNNNNNNNNNNNNNNNNNNNNNNNNNNNNNNNNNNNNNNNNNNNNNNNNNNNNNNNNNNNNNNNNNNNNNNNNNNNNNNNNNNNNNNNNNNN encodes:
- the LOC119315820 gene encoding ras-related protein RABA2a-like, with the protein product MAGGGGRSGRGGEEEYDYLFKVVLIGDSGVGKSNLLSRFTRNEFCLDSKSTIGVEFATRTLHVEGKIIKAQIWDTAGQERYRAITSAYYRGALGAVLVYDVTKPTTFENIARWLKELRDHADANIRIMLVGNKTDLKDLRAVATDDAAGYAEAEGLSYIETSALEAMNVEEAFQLILGDIYRTVSKKAVASEEDRAGAAGVKEGKTINVAAAAADNGGEKKQCCSA